One Acropora palmata chromosome 2, jaAcrPala1.3, whole genome shotgun sequence genomic window, TAAAGTCTTCCGAAATGACCCAGCATCCGTGATCAATACCCGCGGGACATCGTTAAACCCACGGGAATGAAAAACGACGTAAATAGAACGCGTTCTGTCGAACGCAACAAAGCGATTGACGATTAAAGAGCATAGCATCGTTCCAATGAGTCAGGTGTACGACCCGCCAAACGAGCTAACAGAGATTGACTTGAAGTTATGAGTAACTATCACAACAAAACGTACTCTAGACACTTGGTTTGGCCGCATTACTTCCTCATGGGCGTTGTTAGAATTTTCCGGGTGTGGTTCACACCGAGTCACACCGACAGGGAGGGGTATGTGGACATGCGCGTAGTGTTGTTCTAAAGGAAGGCCTTTCATATTACTTGATCACCTGCTTATCTCCTGAATCAAAGAGTGTTGGCAAAATTAGACTTATCCTTCTTCCCTTGCCTCTCCTTCCCCTTTTGGGACTTTCAGTTCAAGGCtccatatttatttttcatgttgGATTTATATTATAAGATGAGCTGAGATCTACCTTTAAGCTGTGAAAACTGAGTTAACTTCCGCGTCGACTAATAAAACTCAAGGACACTTTGACTTGACGAAAATTTACCACAGCGGCAGATCATTCTACTAACTCAGGACAAAGAGATTTcataaaaaaaggaacaaaaatgGCGTAAGGAACGAAATAACCGACGAcccttcaaattttcaaacgtttacTTAAATAGTTATGAGAATGAGAACATCAATTTAACATACCCTACACAGTTCGGCAGTGACGTCATACGCCACGTCCACTTCACGAATTCACCTATGACTGTGTTATTTCACTCAATTCACCAAAGCATTTCAGTTTCGAGAGAAGCATTACCCTTTCCTTTGCATTTCGCTTTTGAGTAGACCATTTCGTTTTCCTTAAAACGTACCTGATCGTTCGTTTGCGTAACAGGTGTACGTCTCATTTTAGTTGTTTGGTAGTGACGGGTTGTCTGTTAGCACGGCTTTCTCGGGGTCAACAGTACATTTTATGTCCTCATACACCGAGTAGctaccaaagaaaaactgatTCGATGATGGAAAGGAAGCACACTGCGATAAGTAAATTCGAGACAAGCGACCTAGGCCCGTTTCAGACGCCGATCTTTTTATGAGCTGAACCTAATACCTTGAATTAAGCACATGAAAAGTTCGAGGTATGAAGCATTAAGCCTAGCTTGACCGGGAATTCCGGCATTAGGACGACTTTGAACGGCTTTGATTCAGACGACGAACTTCTCATGTGCCGATCCCATTGCATAAATTATTCCCAACTTTGCCTTAAAAAGCCGACAATGTGGAGTGGTCTTGCTAGAAATTTATTAGGAACGGCCAATTAATTTCGACGTCTgaattttgtcaattttggTCGGTCTAAATTCGAATTCAAAAGTACGGCTCGTGtgaagttcgacgtttgaactgGGCCCTACTGGAGATgtcatcattttgtttttttactatttttatccTTCCGTTACAGGTCGGGGTCATCGTAATCATCAATGTTTATATGTGAGCAGTTGAAACGTTTTGTATTTCCTCGCCTCCACCTGAATTCACTCTTGAAATTTCAACTTGCCGGTATGGCCTCTTCTTCTTCCGCCAAACGTAAGAAACTATCAGGCATGGCTTCTGCTCCAAGTGCCAAACGTATGAAACGAGATTCTGATGCCGAGGAAGATGCAAGTCATGCAGAACCCATCTTCTTTTATTCTAGATCAAGATTTCCGCATTgccttttttccaattttttcgAAGTGGATATTGAAATGGAAGAAGGTGTGTTCCCATCGGTAGAACATTATTTTCAGGGTATGAAGTTCATACCGAAGgacagaaaacgatttatgAAAGGCGGGGActtggacaaaagaaaagctacGAAGGCATCAAATTCAAAGGTAGAAATGGAAAAGGGACGGTTTG contains:
- the LOC141874418 gene encoding uncharacterized protein LOC141874418, coding for MFICEQLKRFVFPRLHLNSLLKFQLAGMASSSSAKRKKLSGMASAPSAKRMKRDSDAEEDASHAEPIFFYSRSRFPHCLFSNFFEVDIEMEEGVFPSVEHYFQGMKFIPKDRKRFMKGGDLDKRKATKASNSKVEMEKGRFAKSAGSKSGSAKYNLTLATDGLDREVAKCRMKKALEKKFEKEPFKSALLETGKTRLIHIPLRGKTDFWTGKRHKETGEIVGENAMGELLMKVRDALSAGIN